One genomic segment of Pandoraea sputorum includes these proteins:
- the treF gene encoding alpha,alpha-trehalase TreF, producing the protein MTDTAQRTLAMGGMTPDVDHCAPSDILTPDDRYQELFVAVQTQRVFADSKTFVDCAPSLAPEAHPAYSSLLPLPRAYVVPGGRFHELYYWDSYFTMLGLAKSGRHDLLVSMADNFSFLVDAYGHIPNGNRTYYLSRSQPPMYGLMVELFESHGVARAIRYLPHLRREYDYWMDGEASLRPGEAYRHLVRLPDGSRLNRYWDERDTPREEGYLEDVTTARDAPQRPASEVFRDLRAGAASGWDFSSRWLGDATDLSSIRTTSILPVDLNSFLFATERHIARLSEAAGDVDAALAFAKRAQARQDAMTRHLWSDAAGAFVDYDWQLGEQRVQLSAALAAPLFVGLATREQAHRSALAMAEHLLAAGGLRTTQTSSLQQWDPPNGWAPLQWIAIHGLRKYGENRLAGDIAHRWLSTVGSLYARESKLVEKYSLHTSEAMSASGGGGGEYPLQDGFGWTNGVVRRLLGDHPEHHAHQVKAA; encoded by the coding sequence ATGACCGACACCGCACAACGCACGCTTGCGATGGGTGGCATGACGCCGGACGTCGACCACTGTGCACCGTCGGACATCCTCACGCCGGACGATCGCTATCAGGAGCTTTTCGTCGCCGTACAAACGCAACGCGTCTTTGCCGACAGCAAGACGTTCGTGGACTGCGCGCCCTCGCTCGCGCCCGAAGCGCATCCCGCCTATAGCTCGCTACTCCCGCTGCCACGCGCGTACGTCGTGCCCGGTGGACGCTTTCACGAACTCTATTATTGGGACTCCTATTTCACGATGCTCGGCCTCGCCAAAAGCGGACGCCACGATTTGCTCGTGAGCATGGCCGACAATTTTTCATTTCTCGTCGATGCTTACGGCCACATTCCGAACGGTAACCGTACTTATTACCTGAGCCGTTCGCAGCCGCCCATGTACGGTCTGATGGTGGAACTGTTCGAATCGCATGGTGTGGCGCGCGCTATCCGTTATCTGCCGCATCTGCGCCGCGAATACGACTACTGGATGGACGGCGAAGCGTCGCTGCGGCCGGGCGAGGCCTATCGGCATCTCGTTCGTCTACCCGACGGCTCACGCCTGAACCGCTATTGGGACGAACGCGACACGCCGCGTGAAGAGGGCTATCTGGAAGACGTGACAACCGCACGCGATGCGCCGCAACGCCCCGCCAGTGAGGTATTCCGCGACTTGCGCGCCGGTGCGGCCTCAGGCTGGGACTTCAGCTCCCGCTGGCTTGGCGACGCGACCGACCTTTCGTCGATTCGTACCACCTCGATTCTGCCCGTCGACCTGAACAGCTTTCTCTTCGCCACTGAGCGGCATATCGCTCGTCTCAGTGAGGCGGCGGGGGATGTCGACGCGGCGCTCGCGTTTGCGAAGCGGGCGCAGGCGCGTCAGGACGCGATGACGCGGCATCTGTGGTCGGACGCCGCAGGCGCGTTTGTCGACTACGACTGGCAACTCGGCGAGCAACGGGTGCAATTGTCGGCGGCGCTCGCCGCCCCCCTGTTCGTCGGCCTCGCCACGCGCGAACAGGCGCACCGCTCGGCACTCGCAATGGCCGAACACCTGCTGGCGGCGGGAGGGTTGCGAACGACGCAGACGTCGAGCCTTCAGCAATGGGATCCGCCTAACGGCTGGGCACCGCTCCAGTGGATCGCTATTCACGGCCTTCGCAAGTACGGGGAGAACCGGCTCGCGGGGGACATTGCCCATCGCTGGCTCTCCACCGTCGGTTCGCTCTACGCACGTGAGAGCAAACTCGTCGAAAAGTACTCGCTGCACACAAGCGAAGCGATGAGCGCCAGCGGCGGTGGCGGCGGCGAGTACCCGCTTCAGGACGGCTTCGGCTGGACGAACGGCGTGGTGCGGCGTCTGCTTGGCGATCACCCGGAACATCACGCGCATCAGGTGAAGGCGGCGTGA
- a CDS encoding FadR/GntR family transcriptional regulator, whose amino-acid sequence MKHSAHAVTDAAVATIRERIERQVYPAGAMLPSQRQLAEELAISRASLREALSTLEALGMVAIRPGKGVYVNDASARLGVAWRFADQISLADTYQLRYALEGFSARLAALAASVTEIDWLTDNVESMKGALIEGDVDTAAQLDFAFHLRIVGLAGNAAIADILRGSTEIVMESQRLPFYQRELVLSTYHEHLEILDALRRRDGAAAGASMERHIVLAAQRAGIHFPIPSAYPSADGVTPRESAERTGASHVQL is encoded by the coding sequence ATGAAGCATTCGGCGCATGCCGTAACCGACGCCGCCGTCGCCACGATCCGCGAACGCATCGAACGTCAGGTCTATCCCGCCGGTGCGATGCTGCCCTCGCAACGTCAGCTCGCCGAGGAACTGGCCATCAGCCGCGCCTCGCTGCGCGAAGCCCTCTCGACGCTGGAGGCGCTCGGTATGGTCGCCATCCGCCCGGGCAAGGGCGTCTATGTTAACGACGCCTCCGCCCGTCTCGGCGTCGCGTGGCGCTTCGCCGACCAGATTTCGCTCGCCGACACCTATCAACTGCGCTATGCACTGGAAGGCTTCTCCGCCCGGCTCGCCGCACTCGCGGCCAGCGTCACCGAGATCGATTGGCTGACCGATAACGTCGAGTCGATGAAAGGCGCGCTGATCGAGGGCGACGTCGACACCGCCGCGCAACTGGACTTCGCGTTCCATCTGCGCATCGTCGGCCTCGCAGGGAACGCCGCCATCGCCGATATCCTGCGCGGCAGCACGGAAATCGTCATGGAGAGCCAGCGTCTGCCGTTTTATCAGCGAGAACTGGTGCTCTCCACCTATCATGAACATCTGGAGATCCTCGACGCTCTGCGACGCCGCGACGGCGCAGCCGCAGGCGCTTCGATGGAGCGCCATATCGTGCTGGCGGCCCAGCGGGCCGGCATTCACTTCCCTATCCCCTCTGCGTATCCGTCTGCCGACGGGGTTACCCCCCGGGAGTCCGCAGAGCGTACTGGTGCATCACACGTTCAGCTTTGA
- a CDS encoding SDR family NAD(P)-dependent oxidoreductase, giving the protein MRMKDTVVLVTGSAQGIGRAIAIRLAQEGARIVVEDRQDNAMAGQTLDSVRAAGSDGCVIAGDVGSVENDRAIIEQAVAKMGRLDVLVNNAGVERRAPFLDVTEADYDLVMNVNLKGAFFLTQAFVKHLRDTQRGGRIVNVSSVHEELPFPHFASYCASKGGMKMMMRNLAIELAPLGITVNNVAPGAVGTPINQQLLANKAQLEALVANIPLGRLANPSEVANAVLFLASPEASYVTGTTLFVDGGLLWNYAEQ; this is encoded by the coding sequence ATGCGAATGAAGGACACGGTGGTACTTGTCACCGGCAGCGCTCAGGGGATCGGACGCGCCATCGCGATCCGACTCGCCCAGGAAGGGGCGCGCATCGTGGTGGAAGACCGGCAGGACAACGCGATGGCCGGGCAGACGCTCGACTCGGTTCGCGCCGCCGGGAGCGACGGCTGCGTGATCGCGGGAGATGTCGGGAGCGTGGAGAACGATCGCGCCATCATCGAGCAGGCCGTAGCCAAAATGGGACGCCTTGATGTTTTGGTCAACAACGCAGGTGTCGAACGCCGTGCCCCATTTCTCGATGTGACGGAAGCCGATTACGACCTCGTCATGAACGTCAATCTGAAAGGGGCGTTCTTTCTTACGCAAGCCTTTGTGAAGCACCTGCGCGATACGCAGCGCGGCGGACGCATCGTGAACGTCAGCTCGGTGCACGAAGAGCTGCCATTTCCTCACTTCGCGAGCTATTGCGCGAGCAAGGGCGGCATGAAGATGATGATGCGCAATCTCGCCATCGAACTGGCGCCGCTCGGTATCACGGTGAACAATGTCGCGCCCGGTGCCGTGGGCACCCCTATCAATCAGCAATTGCTCGCGAACAAGGCGCAGCTCGAAGCGCTCGTCGCGAACATTCCGCTCGGCCGCCTCGCGAATCCCAGCGAAGTGGCGAATGCCGTGCTCTTCCTCGCTTCGCCCGAAGCCAGCTATGTGACGGGCACGACGCTGTTCGTCGACGGCGGCTTGCTCTGGAACTACGCGGAGCAATAA
- the carB gene encoding carbamoyl-phosphate synthase large subunit, which yields MPKRTDIKSILIIGAGPIIIGQACEFDYSGAQACKALREEGYKVILINSNPATIMTDPDTADVTYIEPITWEVVERIIAKERPDAILPTMGGQTALNCALDLHRHGVLDKYKVELIGASPEAIDKAEDRQKFKDAMTKIGLGSAKSGIAHSMEEALAVQAQIMAEIGGSGYPMVIRPSFTLGGSGGGIAYNREEFEEICKRGLDLSPTRELLIEESLLGWKEFEMEVVRDRADNCIIVCSIENLDPMGVHTGDSITVAPAQTLTDKEYQLLRNASLAVLREIGVETGGSNVQFSINPKDGRMVVIEMNPRVSRSSALASKATGFPIAKVAAKLAVGYTLDELRNEITGGATPASFEPTIDYVVTKVPRFAFEKFREADARLTTQMKSVGEVMAMGRTFQESFQKAMRGLEVGVDGLDEKSTDRDEIVAEIGEPGPDRIWYVGDAFRLGMSLEEVYAETAIDPWFLAQLEAIVKKEKALSGRTLASLTTEELRFLKQSGFSDRRLAKLLGTDQTAVRKARIAQKVRPVYKRVDTCAAEFSTNTAYMYSTYEEECEAQPTDKKKIMVLGGGPNRIGQGIEFDYCCVHAALAMREDGYETIMVNCNPETVSTDYDTSDRLYFEPVTLEDVLEIVDLEKPVGVIVQYGGQTPLKLALDLEANGVPIIGTSPDMIDAAEDRERFQKLLHKLGLRQPPNRTARAEDEALKLAAEIGYPLVVRPSYVLGGRAMEIVHEPRDLERYMREAVKVSHDSPVLLDRFLDDAIECDVDCISDGKDVYIGGVMEHIEQAGVHSGDSACSLPPYSLSAETIAELKRQTAEMAKALNVVGLMNVQFAIQQGNGVDTIYVLEVNPRASRTVPYVSKATGRQLAKIAARAMAGQSLTSQGITSEVVPPYYSVKEAVFPFVKFPGVDPVLGPEMRSTGEVMGVGRTFGEALFKSQLAAGSRLPASGTVLLTVKDADKPRAVEVARMLHSLGYPIVATRGTAAAIEAAGIPVRVVNKVKDGRPHIVDMIKNGEIALVFTTVDETRTAIADSRSIRMSAQAHKVTYYTTISGARAAVEGLKYLQNLEVYDLQGLHAQLPA from the coding sequence ATGCCAAAGCGCACAGACATCAAGAGCATCCTCATCATCGGCGCCGGCCCGATCATCATCGGTCAGGCATGCGAGTTCGATTATTCCGGCGCACAGGCCTGCAAGGCACTGCGCGAGGAAGGCTACAAGGTCATCCTGATCAACAGCAACCCTGCCACGATCATGACCGACCCGGACACGGCCGATGTCACCTACATCGAACCGATCACCTGGGAAGTCGTCGAGCGCATCATCGCCAAGGAGCGCCCGGATGCCATTCTCCCGACGATGGGCGGCCAGACCGCGCTGAACTGCGCGCTCGACCTGCATCGTCACGGCGTGCTCGACAAGTACAAGGTGGAGCTGATCGGCGCATCGCCGGAAGCCATCGACAAGGCCGAAGACCGTCAGAAGTTCAAGGACGCGATGACCAAGATCGGTCTCGGTTCGGCCAAGTCGGGCATCGCCCACTCGATGGAAGAGGCGCTTGCCGTGCAGGCGCAGATCATGGCCGAGATCGGCGGCAGCGGCTATCCGATGGTGATCCGTCCGTCGTTCACGCTTGGCGGCTCGGGCGGCGGTATCGCCTACAACCGCGAAGAGTTCGAAGAGATCTGCAAGCGCGGTCTCGACCTCTCGCCCACGCGCGAACTGCTCATCGAAGAGTCGCTGCTCGGCTGGAAGGAATTCGAGATGGAAGTCGTGCGCGACCGCGCCGACAACTGCATCATCGTCTGCTCGATCGAAAACCTCGACCCGATGGGCGTACACACCGGTGACTCGATCACGGTAGCGCCCGCACAGACGCTGACCGACAAGGAATACCAACTGCTGCGTAACGCATCGCTCGCCGTGCTGCGCGAGATCGGTGTGGAGACGGGGGGCTCGAACGTCCAGTTCTCGATCAACCCGAAGGACGGCCGCATGGTCGTCATCGAAATGAACCCGCGCGTGTCGCGTTCGTCGGCGCTGGCCTCGAAGGCCACCGGCTTCCCGATTGCCAAGGTCGCTGCGAAGCTGGCCGTCGGCTATACGCTCGACGAGCTGCGCAACGAAATCACCGGCGGCGCAACGCCGGCTTCGTTCGAGCCGACCATCGACTACGTCGTCACCAAGGTGCCGCGTTTCGCGTTCGAGAAGTTCCGCGAAGCCGACGCTCGCCTGACCACGCAGATGAAGTCGGTCGGTGAAGTAATGGCCATGGGCCGCACGTTCCAGGAATCGTTCCAGAAGGCGATGCGCGGTCTGGAAGTCGGTGTGGACGGTCTGGACGAAAAGTCGACCGACCGCGACGAGATCGTGGCCGAGATCGGTGAGCCGGGCCCGGACCGTATCTGGTACGTGGGCGACGCGTTCCGTCTGGGCATGAGCCTCGAAGAGGTGTACGCCGAGACCGCTATCGACCCGTGGTTCCTCGCTCAGCTCGAAGCCATCGTCAAGAAGGAAAAGGCACTGTCGGGCCGCACGCTGGCAAGCCTGACGACCGAAGAACTGCGCTTCCTGAAGCAAAGCGGCTTCTCGGATCGCCGTCTGGCCAAGCTGCTCGGCACCGATCAGACCGCCGTGCGCAAGGCGCGTATCGCGCAGAAGGTGCGCCCGGTCTACAAGCGTGTGGATACCTGCGCTGCCGAATTCTCGACCAACACGGCTTATATGTACTCGACCTATGAGGAAGAGTGCGAAGCCCAGCCGACCGACAAGAAGAAGATCATGGTGCTCGGCGGCGGCCCGAACCGTATCGGTCAAGGTATCGAGTTCGACTACTGCTGCGTGCACGCCGCGCTCGCCATGCGCGAAGACGGCTACGAGACCATCATGGTCAACTGCAACCCGGAAACGGTGTCGACGGACTATGACACGTCGGATCGTCTCTACTTCGAGCCGGTGACGCTGGAAGACGTGCTGGAAATCGTCGACCTCGAAAAGCCGGTCGGCGTGATCGTGCAGTATGGCGGTCAAACCCCGCTCAAGCTTGCGCTGGATCTCGAAGCGAACGGCGTGCCTATCATCGGCACGAGCCCGGACATGATCGACGCCGCCGAAGACCGCGAGCGTTTCCAGAAGCTGCTGCACAAGCTTGGCCTGCGTCAGCCGCCGAACCGTACGGCCCGCGCGGAAGACGAAGCGCTCAAGCTGGCTGCCGAAATCGGCTACCCGCTGGTGGTGCGCCCGTCGTATGTGCTGGGTGGTCGTGCGATGGAAATCGTCCACGAGCCGCGTGACCTCGAACGCTACATGCGCGAAGCTGTCAAGGTGAGCCACGACAGCCCGGTGCTGCTCGACCGTTTCCTGGACGACGCCATCGAGTGTGACGTCGATTGCATCTCGGACGGTAAGGACGTCTACATCGGCGGCGTGATGGAACACATCGAACAGGCGGGTGTCCACTCGGGCGACTCGGCTTGCTCGCTGCCGCCGTACTCGCTGTCAGCCGAGACGATTGCCGAGCTCAAGCGTCAGACGGCTGAAATGGCCAAGGCGCTGAACGTGGTCGGTCTGATGAACGTGCAGTTCGCGATTCAGCAGGGCAACGGCGTCGATACCATCTACGTGCTGGAAGTGAACCCGCGTGCGTCGCGTACGGTGCCGTACGTCTCGAAGGCCACGGGCCGTCAACTGGCCAAGATTGCCGCCCGCGCGATGGCCGGTCAGTCGCTCACGTCGCAAGGCATTACGAGCGAAGTCGTGCCGCCGTACTACAGCGTCAAGGAAGCCGTGTTCCCATTCGTGAAGTTCCCGGGTGTCGACCCGGTGCTCGGGCCGGAAATGCGCTCGACGGGCGAAGTGATGGGCGTGGGCCGCACGTTCGGCGAAGCGCTCTTCAAGTCGCAACTGGCGGCGGGTTCGCGTCTGCCTGCTTCGGGCACGGTGCTCCTGACGGTGAAGGACGCCGACAAGCCGCGCGCGGTCGAAGTGGCGCGCATGCTGCACTCGCTGGGCTACCCGATCGTTGCCACGCGTGGCACGGCGGCGGCCATCGAAGCGGCCGGGATTCCGGTGCGCGTGGTCAACAAGGTGAAGGATGGTCGTCCGCACATTGTCGACATGATCAAGAACGGCGAGATCGC
- the carA gene encoding glutamine-hydrolyzing carbamoyl-phosphate synthase small subunit, whose amino-acid sequence MLPSFSPAILALADGTVFRGYAIGAAGHTIGEVVFNTAITGYQEILTDPSYARQIVTLTYPHIGNTGVNGEDVEATKVHAAGLIIKDLPILDSNFRANKTLSQYLKDEGVVAIAGIDTRRLTRILRDKGAQNGCILAGEEADEAKAIALAQSFPGLAGMDLAKVVSTTEQYSWTETEWTLEEGYGEQKDPKFHVVALDYGVKRNILRMLAQRGCKVTVLPAQSSADDVFALNPDGVFLSNGPGDPEPCDYAIAATKTFLERRFPTFGICLGHQIMGLAVGAKTLKMKTGHHGANHPVKDLDTGRVVITSQNHGFAVDANSLPANARVTHVSLFDGTLQGFELTDRPAFCFQGHPEASPGPHDIGYLFDRFVQSMADAKQPA is encoded by the coding sequence GTGCTGCCGTCATTCTCACCCGCCATTCTCGCGCTCGCTGACGGCACGGTCTTTCGTGGGTACGCCATCGGCGCTGCCGGTCACACCATCGGTGAAGTGGTCTTCAATACGGCCATTACCGGCTATCAGGAAATCCTCACCGACCCCAGCTATGCGCGCCAGATCGTCACGCTGACGTATCCGCACATCGGCAACACGGGCGTCAACGGTGAAGACGTCGAAGCCACGAAAGTCCATGCCGCCGGCCTGATCATCAAGGATCTGCCGATCCTCGACTCGAATTTCCGCGCCAACAAGACGCTGTCGCAGTACCTGAAGGACGAAGGCGTTGTCGCCATCGCAGGCATCGACACGCGACGTCTGACCCGTATCCTGCGCGACAAGGGCGCTCAGAACGGCTGCATCCTCGCTGGCGAAGAAGCCGACGAAGCCAAGGCCATCGCCCTCGCGCAATCGTTCCCGGGTCTGGCCGGTATGGATCTCGCCAAGGTCGTCTCCACCACAGAGCAGTATTCGTGGACGGAAACGGAATGGACGCTCGAAGAAGGCTACGGCGAGCAGAAGGATCCGAAATTCCACGTGGTCGCCCTCGACTACGGCGTGAAGCGCAACATCCTGCGTATGCTCGCCCAGCGCGGCTGCAAGGTCACGGTGCTGCCGGCCCAAAGCTCGGCGGACGACGTGTTCGCTCTGAACCCGGACGGCGTGTTCCTCTCGAACGGCCCCGGCGACCCGGAACCGTGCGACTACGCTATCGCTGCGACGAAGACGTTCCTGGAACGCCGCTTCCCGACCTTCGGTATCTGCCTCGGCCACCAGATCATGGGACTGGCCGTCGGCGCGAAGACGCTCAAGATGAAGACCGGCCACCACGGTGCCAACCACCCGGTGAAGGATCTCGATACGGGCCGCGTCGTCATCACGTCGCAAAACCACGGTTTCGCCGTGGACGCAAACAGCCTGCCGGCCAACGCCCGCGTCACGCACGTGTCGCTGTTCGACGGCACGCTGCAAGGCTTCGAACTGACGGACCGTCCGGCATTCTGCTTCCAGGGCCACCCGGAAGCGTCGCCCGGCCCGCACGACATCGGCTATCTGTTCGACCGGTTCGTGCAGTCGATGGCCGACGCCAAGCAGCCCGCGTAA
- the leuE gene encoding leucine efflux protein LeuE — MLGNSIGILNLWTYLAGVVVVILLPGPNSLYVLAVAAQRGVRQGYAAACGVFLGDTVLMTLAAAGVASLLNTQPALFFVVKYLGAAYLCWMGLNMLRGAIANARAARAKSTQTVVAPKPVDADHPFKRALFISLLNPKAILFCVSFFIQFVDPGYAYPAVSFAVLGVIVQTCSFLYLSTLILAGYRLAEHFRQRRRLSAGATGGVGALFVGFGVKLATATLS; from the coding sequence ATGCTCGGAAACTCGATCGGCATCCTCAACCTCTGGACGTATCTCGCCGGGGTCGTGGTCGTCATTCTGCTGCCGGGGCCGAACTCGCTCTACGTGCTGGCCGTGGCCGCACAGCGCGGGGTTCGCCAGGGGTATGCAGCCGCTTGCGGCGTGTTTCTGGGCGACACGGTACTCATGACGCTGGCAGCCGCCGGTGTAGCGTCGTTGCTGAACACGCAACCGGCACTGTTCTTCGTGGTGAAGTACCTCGGCGCGGCGTATCTCTGCTGGATGGGCCTGAACATGCTGCGCGGGGCGATCGCCAACGCGCGGGCGGCACGGGCCAAATCGACCCAGACAGTCGTCGCGCCGAAGCCGGTCGACGCCGATCACCCGTTCAAGCGCGCGCTGTTCATCAGTCTGCTGAATCCAAAAGCGATCCTGTTCTGCGTGTCGTTTTTCATCCAGTTCGTCGATCCGGGCTACGCCTACCCGGCCGTGTCGTTTGCGGTGCTGGGCGTCATCGTACAGACCTGCAGTTTCCTGTATCTGAGCACGCTGATCCTGGCCGGTTACCGCCTGGCCGAGCACTTCCGGCAACGTCGCCGGTTGAGCGCCGGGGCAACCGGCGGCGTGGGCGCGTTGTTCGTCGGCTTCGGTGTGAAGCTCGCGACCGCGACGCTGAGTTAA